The proteins below come from a single Tigriopus californicus strain San Diego chromosome 3, Tcal_SD_v2.1, whole genome shotgun sequence genomic window:
- the LOC131877509 gene encoding uncharacterized protein LOC131877509 translates to MGSFLVTLDQDLRSSADSLHGKFTECLYGYLTNPTDIEIQTAFEHFQLLKGAKKTLILHTKEFGNQFNEELRSIHRNFHLTVHLENTKLEFPIIPSSEWRGKHLKVYALYIWPFLSQDEDGSMSGADWDLINGLLEHYGMTFNMVRSTKLSTTLLENGTTYGYLYEIQNRRYDLGIGQLTITRERGRYLDFTRDMFQRELGFASQPLRRAGKPETLILPFDNQTWLFLIACLFTITFFLMFIAFIDEQLTPHDCYESFIMAFSPLVQESQPPRLFYKFKFSTRRFFLGSWLITGGLLAMFYDSNLLATMTTVNYAKPIDTPKEIIASGLPVFVSQGNIFQTAFTQSPIPIYQELYRKSTLEKGALYVSSNGGAEERERMVDEGKAIETLTRVRANNNPKRRYHSESFFIGTTAWVVSKGSHMKNVLDWDILKLQEAGIMFWLEKRHVELRRANQGRGSNTEFQRLSLELYQPTYVTWGVGIGMSVVAFLVEMLMRAKPKPVNQA, encoded by the exons ATGGGTAGTTTCTTGGTCACTTTGGACCAAGATTTGCGATCATCTGCCGATAGTCTCCATGGAAAGTTTACGGAGTGTCTTTACGGATATTTGACCAATCCCACGGATATTGAGATTCAAACAGCTTTCGAGCATTTTCAACTCTTGAAGGGCGCCAAAAAGACTTTGATCCTTCATACCAAGGAATTTGGAAACCAGTTCAATGAGGAATTGAGATCCATTCACCGAAATTTCCATTTGACGGTTCATTTAGAGAACACTAAGTTGGAATTCCCCATAATTCCATCTTCAGAGTGGCGaggaaaacatttgaaagTATATGCTTTGTATATCTGGCCATTCTTGTCCCAAGACGAGGATGGATCCATGTCTGGAGCGGATTGGGACCTGATCAATGGCTTATTGGAACATTATGGCATGACTTTCAACATGGTCCGGTCCACTAAGTTGTCAACCACTTTGTTGGAAAATGGCACCACTTATGGATATCTTTATGAA ATCCAAAACCGTCGTTACGATTTAGGCATCGGTCAATTAACAATTACCCGGGAACGTGGACGCTATCTTGACTTTACCCGTGACATGTTTCAACGAGAACTCGGCTTTGCTAGTCAGCCTTTGCGAAGGGCCGGGAAGCCGGAGACCTTGATTTTGCCCTTTGATAACCAAACTTGGCTTTTTCTCATCGCTTGTCTCTTCACTatcactttttttctcatgttcATTGCCTTCATTGATGAGCAGCTAACCCCTCATGACTGTTACGAGTCCTTCATAATGGCCTTTAGTCCTTTGGTCCAAGAGAGTCAACCTCCGAGGCTTTTCTACAAGTTCAAGTTCAGCACCAGGAGATTCTTCTTGGGAAGTTGGCTTATTACTGGCGGTCTCTTGGCCATGTTCTACGATAGCAACCTCTTGGCCACCATGACCACGGTCAACTACGCCAAACCCATTGACACACCTAAAGAGATTATTGCCTCCGGATTACCGGTATTCGTTTCACAGGGCAATATCTTTCAGACAGCCTTTACTCAATCGCCCATTCCAATATATCAGGAGCTTTATCGCAAATCAACGTTAGAAAAAGGAGCTCTATATGTCTCATCCAATGGTGGAGCCGAGGAAAGGGAACGTATGGTAGATGAAGGAAAGGCCATTGAGACGCTTACGCGTGTTAGGGCCAATAACAACCCCAAGCGAAGATACCATTCAGAGTCCTTCTTTATCGGGACTACTGCTTGGGTTGTGTCCAAAGGCAGCCATATGAAGAATGTCTTGGATTGGGACATACTCAAACTTCAGGAGGCTGGGATCATGTTTTGGTTGGAGAAGAGGCACGTGGAGCTAAGGAGGGCCAATCAAGGCCGTGGCTCAAATACAGAGTTTCAGAGACTTTCATTGGAACTTTATCAGCCAACTTACGTGACCTGGGGGGTGGGTATCGGAATGAGTGTGGTGGCCTTTTTGGTGGAAATGCTCATGAGAGCCAAACCCAAACCAGTTAACCAAGCTTGA
- the LOC131878147 gene encoding uncharacterized protein LOC131878147: MTLANPPADTGNCVTSGDQLLIESGASSNVPTNICGTLSGQHMYVNIDSTTTQPKLSITTGSATSARNYQIKVSYIECNNPMRAPSGCLQYFTGTSGTMQSYNFGGGVQLQNQRYLLCIRRKTGFCGFQLTESQTSAPDPFNLFPAINTVLTSCTMNFVRAANNHFAASTIAAIVGGAATPITVNIPQGDDRCGGVFGAINGETTPGALQSSPGSPFFVEYFVADANLAGTQTGFSLDFVQTPCM; the protein is encoded by the exons ATGACATTAGCCAATCCCCCGGCTGATACAG GTAATTGTGTGACCTCCGGCGACCAACTCCTGATCGAAAGTGGAGCATCCAGCAATGTGCCAACAAATATATGTGGAACCTTATCTGGACAACACA TGTATGTCAATATCGATTCAACTACAACCCAACCTAAGTTATCCATAACGACGGGCAGTGCCACCTCGGCCAGAAATTATCAGATTAAAGTCTCCTATATTGAATGCAACAATCCGATGAG GGCCCCATCCGGATGCCTTCAGTACTTTACGGGAACCTCTGGCACAATGCAGTCATACAACTTCGGAGGCGGTGTTCAACTTCAGAATCAACGATATCTGCTATGCATCCGGCGAAAAACAGGTTTTTGTGGATTTCAACTCACGGAAAGTCAAACCTCTGCGCCAGATCCGTTCAATTTATTCCCGGCCATCAATACCGTACTG ACATCATGTACCATGAACTTTGTCAGAGCTGCCAACAACCACTTTGCGGCGTCCACCATTGCAGCCATCGTGGGTGGGGCAGCCACGCCCATTACGGTGAACATACCGCAAGGTGACGATCGATGTGGTGGAGTTTTTGGAGCCATCAATGGAGAAACCACGCCAGGAGCGTTACAAT CCTCGCCAGGATCTCCCTTCTTTGTGGAATACTTTGTGGCCGATGCCAATCTAGCTGGAACACAGACCGGATTTAGTTTGGATTTTGTACAAACTCCGTGCATGTAA
- the LOC131877512 gene encoding uncharacterized protein LOC131877512 isoform X2 → MKFLIIYFLMSPLTLSLQVSNRTLRFRDSKLLPLFKVITFPNDPCGTGGARNGTCYTKEECQAKGGSFSGSCASGFGVCCTFQLKCGGTTSQEFSYLIQSSTSMSPSSGSCTYKICRSSDEICRIRLDFITFSIAGPVAGTTVTKAAGAISTLGGAIGDCTKDSFSVTSPGQSGSPVICGFNSGQHMIVDASDSCNLAAFNIGGMGSTRAWEVKGPSGCLQYFMGKSGVIASYNFPTKSTTVTNTVTHLSNQNYRICIKQEQGMCAICYIPSIVPGTPTEDNQVSFGLSISKPAATAKSSQGTNCQSDYLFIPNVEAAPVNLAIALGAAPGRVCGRIFSTVDDDAATASVCSRIKPFQIVVQTDLDEVTSDVAANADGADTNEMSLGPGGIIGFSLNYQQISC, encoded by the exons ATGAAGTTCCTCATCATATACTTTTTGATGAGTCCCTTGACGTTGAGTCTTCAAGTGTCTAATAGAACTCTCCGATTCAGGGATTCAAAAT TGCTGCCACTCTTCAAAGTCATCACCTTTCCG AATGATCCTTGTGGAACCGGGGGCGCTAGGAATGGAACTTGTTACACCAAGGAGGAATGCCAAGCCAAAGGAGGCTCATTTTCGGGTTCATGTGCCAGCGGATTCGGTGTGTGTTGCACTT TTCAGCTTAAATGTGGTGGAACCACGTCCCAGGAATTCTCATACCTAATACAATCAAGCACATCCATGTCTCCCTCATCAGGTTCATGCACATACAAGATTTGTCGTTCCTCTGACGAAATTTGTCGCATCCGCCTGGATTTTATT ACCTTCTCTATTGCTGGCCCAGTGGCTGGAACAACTGTCACTAAAGCGGCAGGAGCCATTTCCACGCTAGGGGGCGCCATTGGCGACTGTACCAAGGATTCCTTCAGTGTGACGAGTCCTGGTCAATCAGGATCGCCGGTCATTTGCGGATTCAACTCTGGACAACACA TGATTGTGGATGCCAGTGATTCTTGTAACTTGGCCGCTTTTAACATTGGTGGAATGGGCTCAACTCGGGCGTGGGAAGTGAAAG GTCCATCGGGCTGCTTGCAATACTTCATGGGCAAATCCGGGGTCATTGCCAG TTACAATTTTCCCACTAAAAGCACCACAGTAACCAATACAG TGACTCATCTGTCCAACCAAAACTATCGAATCTGCATCAAACAAGAACAAGGAATGTGTGCAATTTGCTACATACCTTCAATTGTTCCTGGAACTCCCACCGAAGATAACCAG GTTTCATTTGGCCtcag CATTTCAAAGCCTGCAGCAACTGCCAAATCTTCCCAAGGGACGAATTGTCAATCTGACTATCTTTTT ATACCAAATGTAGAAGCGGCG cCTGTTAATCTTGCCATAGCATTGGGAGCAGCTCCTGGACGAGTGTGTGGAAGAATATTCTCAACCGTGGATGATGATGCAGCAACCGCTTCTGTTTGCT CCCGGATCAAGCCGTTTCAGATCGTGGTTCAAACCGATTTGGATGAGGTGACTTCCGACGTGGCGGCCAATGCGGATGGCGCTGACACCAATGAGATGAGTTTGGGACCTGGAGGAATTATTGGTTTCTCTTTGAATTATCAGCAGATATCCTGCTAG
- the LOC131877512 gene encoding uncharacterized protein LOC131877512 isoform X1, translating to MKFLIIYFLMSPLTLSLQVSNRTLRFRDSKLLPLFKVITFPNDPCGTGGARNGTCYTKEECQAKGGSFSGSCASGFGVCCTFQLKCGGTTSQEFSYLIQSSTSMSPSSGSCTYKICRSSDEICRIRLDFITFSIAGPVAGTTVTKAAGAISTLGGAIGDCTKDSFSVTSPGQSGSPVICGFNSGQHMIVDASDSCNLAAFNIGGMGSTRAWEVKVTQYPCGSDLGGPSGCLQYFMGKSGVIASYNFPTKSTTVTNTVTHLSNQNYRICIKQEQGMCAICYIPSIVPGTPTEDNQVSFGLSISKPAATAKSSQGTNCQSDYLFIPNVEAAPVNLAIALGAAPGRVCGRIFSTVDDDAATASVCSRIKPFQIVVQTDLDEVTSDVAANADGADTNEMSLGPGGIIGFSLNYQQISC from the exons ATGAAGTTCCTCATCATATACTTTTTGATGAGTCCCTTGACGTTGAGTCTTCAAGTGTCTAATAGAACTCTCCGATTCAGGGATTCAAAAT TGCTGCCACTCTTCAAAGTCATCACCTTTCCG AATGATCCTTGTGGAACCGGGGGCGCTAGGAATGGAACTTGTTACACCAAGGAGGAATGCCAAGCCAAAGGAGGCTCATTTTCGGGTTCATGTGCCAGCGGATTCGGTGTGTGTTGCACTT TTCAGCTTAAATGTGGTGGAACCACGTCCCAGGAATTCTCATACCTAATACAATCAAGCACATCCATGTCTCCCTCATCAGGTTCATGCACATACAAGATTTGTCGTTCCTCTGACGAAATTTGTCGCATCCGCCTGGATTTTATT ACCTTCTCTATTGCTGGCCCAGTGGCTGGAACAACTGTCACTAAAGCGGCAGGAGCCATTTCCACGCTAGGGGGCGCCATTGGCGACTGTACCAAGGATTCCTTCAGTGTGACGAGTCCTGGTCAATCAGGATCGCCGGTCATTTGCGGATTCAACTCTGGACAACACA TGATTGTGGATGCCAGTGATTCTTGTAACTTGGCCGCTTTTAACATTGGTGGAATGGGCTCAACTCGGGCGTGGGAAGTGAAAG TAACTCAATATCCATGTGGCTCTGATCTAGGTG GTCCATCGGGCTGCTTGCAATACTTCATGGGCAAATCCGGGGTCATTGCCAG TTACAATTTTCCCACTAAAAGCACCACAGTAACCAATACAG TGACTCATCTGTCCAACCAAAACTATCGAATCTGCATCAAACAAGAACAAGGAATGTGTGCAATTTGCTACATACCTTCAATTGTTCCTGGAACTCCCACCGAAGATAACCAG GTTTCATTTGGCCtcag CATTTCAAAGCCTGCAGCAACTGCCAAATCTTCCCAAGGGACGAATTGTCAATCTGACTATCTTTTT ATACCAAATGTAGAAGCGGCG cCTGTTAATCTTGCCATAGCATTGGGAGCAGCTCCTGGACGAGTGTGTGGAAGAATATTCTCAACCGTGGATGATGATGCAGCAACCGCTTCTGTTTGCT CCCGGATCAAGCCGTTTCAGATCGTGGTTCAAACCGATTTGGATGAGGTGACTTCCGACGTGGCGGCCAATGCGGATGGCGCTGACACCAATGAGATGAGTTTGGGACCTGGAGGAATTATTGGTTTCTCTTTGAATTATCAGCAGATATCCTGCTAG
- the LOC131877514 gene encoding uncharacterized protein LOC131877514: MIRSLKQFLAFSAIVALGIASKMVEPGANRQKKLLSLFNIVQFDNDQCTGTGGTLGTCFTSAECMNRQGIARGSCAAGFGTCCAFQISTCGGVVTQNNTLIQNENFPTGTTTNRVCSFSISNVAGATNICQIRLDFINTALEQPNGMGLCENDMLTVTTTPATVTYPILCGDLSGQHMYIDVVRGSVGAVANVDVQTQTATGARLFNIRTSYIDCNSLSRPPQGCRQYFEGPSARIQSYNFGGLHLQNQQISYCFRQEMGRCSFTVRESTVTGAGDAFELIQGAGEMEMVITVCTISFIQFPIMPTLGQDNRCGKIFGLTAGDTIPSNVPSQRSTPFRILFQTIDMDQAMGKGFDLTVTQNPC; encoded by the exons ATGATCCGGTCTCTTAAGCAATTTTTGGCGTTCTCCGCCATAGTGGCCTTGGGAATTGCTTCGAAAATGGTTGAACCTGGAGCGAATCGGCAAAAAA AGTTATTGAGCCTTTTCAACATTGTTCAGTTCGAT AATGACCAATGCACTGGCACAGGTGGAACCCTTGGGACTTGCTTCACAAGTGCAGAATGCATGAATCGTCAAGGAATTGCCAGAGGAAGTTGTGCGGCAG GATTTGGAACTTGTTGCGCCTTTCAGATTTCCACTTGTGGAGGAGTTGTAACTCAA aaCAACACGCTCATTCAG AATGAAAACTTTCCGACTGGAACAACAACTAATCGGGtgtgctcattttcaatcagtAATGTAGCGGGAGCGA CAAATATTTGTCAGATCAG GCTAGATTTCATCAACACGGCTCTTGAACAACCGAATGGGATGG GCCTTTGTGAGAATGACATGCTGACGGTAACGACCACTCCAGCTACTGTAACTTATCCAATCTTGTGCGGAGATCTTTCAGGACAACATA TGTACATTGACGTTGTTCGAGGATCCGTGGGTGCAGTTGCCAATGTGGATGTTCAAACTCAGACTGCCACGGGAGCTCGATTGTTTAACATCAGAACCTCTTATATTGATTGCAACAGCCTGTCCAG ACCACCCCAAGGATGTCGTCAGTACTTCGAGGGCCCTTCCGCTCGGATCCAAAGTTACAATTTTGGAGGTCTTCACTTGCAAAATCAGCAGATTTCTTATTGTTTCAGACAGGAAATGG GGAGATGTTCGTTCACAGTTAGAGAGAGTACTGTGACTGGTGCAGGGGATGCTTTTGAGCTCATCCAAGGAGCCGGGGAGATGGAAATGGTTATTACA GTTTGCACAatctcattcattcaattccCGATCATGCCGACCCTTGGGCAAGATAATCGATGTGGAAAGATATTTGGTCTGACAGCTGGAGATACCATTCCGAGCAACGTCCCTT CTCAAAGATCAACTCCATTCAGGATACTTTTCCAGACCATTGACATGGATCAAGCTATGGGAAAAGGATTCGACCTCACGGTGACTCAAAATCCGTGTTGA